A genomic region of Limimonas halophila contains the following coding sequences:
- the ettA gene encoding energy-dependent translational throttle protein EttA: MAYQYIYVMKELTKVVSGGRYVLNDINLQFLPGAKIGVVGLNGAGKSTLLRIMAGIDTDYHGEAWAADGVQVGYLPQEPQLDPNKDVAGNVMEGLAETKALVDRFEEVSARFAEDVDPDEMDQLIAEQAELQEKIDAADAWDLDRKVEVAMDALRCPPGEADVSRLSGGEKRRVALCRLLLQKPDLLLLDEPTNHLDAESVAWLEQHLEQYNGTVVCVTHDRYFLENVAGWILELDRGRGIPFKGNYSEWLEQKRQRLEQEEKEESARQRALNRELDWVKSNPKGGQTKAKARLDRYEQLLQQQEADKSKQAAESGRIVFPTPPRLGQRVVEAENLRKGYGNTLLIDDLTFTVPPGAIVGIIGPNGAGKTTLFKMIAGQEEPDAGQLTVGDTVKLGYVDQSRDTLNPSNTVWEEIADGKDVIDLGKREVNSRAFVAAFNFKGRDQQKKVGDLSGGERNRVHLAKIVKSGANFLMLDEPTNDLDVDTMRALEDALEDFAGCAMIISHDRWFLDRMATHILAFEGDSHVEWFEGNFQDYQKDRIRRYGEEAVQPHRIKYKRLER; encoded by the coding sequence ATGGCGTACCAATACATCTATGTGATGAAGGAACTGACGAAGGTCGTTTCGGGCGGGCGCTACGTCCTCAACGACATCAACCTGCAGTTCCTGCCGGGGGCCAAGATCGGCGTGGTCGGCCTGAACGGCGCCGGCAAGTCCACGCTGCTGCGCATCATGGCCGGGATCGACACCGATTACCACGGCGAGGCCTGGGCCGCCGACGGCGTGCAGGTGGGCTACCTGCCGCAGGAGCCGCAGCTCGACCCCAACAAGGATGTCGCCGGCAACGTCATGGAGGGCCTGGCGGAAACCAAGGCCCTGGTGGACCGCTTCGAGGAAGTCTCCGCCCGCTTCGCCGAGGATGTCGACCCGGACGAGATGGACCAGCTCATCGCCGAACAGGCGGAGTTGCAGGAGAAGATCGACGCCGCCGACGCCTGGGACCTGGACCGCAAGGTCGAGGTGGCGATGGACGCCCTGCGCTGCCCGCCGGGCGAGGCCGACGTCTCGCGCCTTTCCGGCGGTGAGAAGCGCCGCGTGGCGCTGTGCCGCCTGCTTCTGCAGAAGCCGGATCTGCTGCTCCTGGACGAGCCAACGAACCACCTGGACGCCGAGTCCGTGGCTTGGCTGGAGCAGCACCTGGAGCAGTACAACGGCACGGTCGTGTGCGTCACCCACGACCGCTACTTCCTGGAGAACGTCGCCGGCTGGATCCTGGAGCTGGATCGCGGGCGCGGCATCCCCTTCAAGGGCAACTACTCCGAGTGGCTGGAGCAGAAGCGCCAGCGCCTGGAGCAGGAGGAGAAGGAGGAGAGCGCGCGCCAGCGCGCCCTCAACCGCGAGCTGGACTGGGTCAAGTCCAACCCCAAGGGCGGCCAGACCAAGGCCAAGGCTCGCCTGGATCGCTACGAGCAGCTGCTCCAGCAGCAGGAAGCCGACAAGAGCAAGCAGGCCGCCGAATCGGGGCGCATCGTCTTCCCCACGCCGCCGCGTCTGGGCCAGCGCGTGGTGGAGGCCGAAAATCTGCGCAAGGGCTACGGCAACACCCTGCTCATCGACGACCTGACGTTCACCGTGCCGCCGGGAGCGATCGTCGGCATCATCGGCCCGAACGGCGCCGGCAAGACCACGCTGTTCAAGATGATCGCCGGGCAGGAGGAGCCGGACGCCGGCCAGCTGACGGTGGGCGACACCGTGAAGCTCGGCTACGTCGACCAGTCGCGCGACACCCTCAACCCCTCCAACACCGTCTGGGAGGAGATCGCCGACGGCAAGGACGTGATCGACCTGGGCAAGCGCGAGGTCAATTCGCGCGCCTTCGTCGCCGCCTTCAACTTCAAGGGGCGCGATCAGCAGAAGAAGGTCGGCGACCTCTCAGGCGGTGAGCGCAACCGCGTCCACCTCGCCAAGATCGTGAAGTCCGGCGCCAACTTCCTGATGCTGGACGAGCCCACGAATGATCTGGACGTGGACACGATGCGCGCCCTGGAAGACGCCCTGGAGGACTTCGCCGGCTGCGCCATGATCATCAGCCACGACCGCTGGTTCCTCGACCGCATGGCCACCCACATCCTGGCCTTCGAGGGCGACAGCCACGTCGAGTGGTTCGAGGGAAATTTCCAAGATTACCAGAAGGACCGCATCCGCCGGTACGGTGAGGAGGCGGTGCAGCCCCACCGCATCAAGTACAAGCGCCTGGAGCGGTAA
- a CDS encoding MlaC/ttg2D family ABC transporter substrate-binding protein, translated as MSRLRSLINPVLALALAAGLATAGTARAASPDAAASFVQDLGDRAIAKLSDTELSEEQREKRFLNMLDEGFAMEAISRFVLGRYWRVASEEEQKTFRATFKRVLAERFVPMFTNYGTDDFKVLEGKPDPSNPSLYRVTTRIKDPTSGNMVTANWRVRHKDGEFAIVDVKAEGVSMAITLRGEYNSVIQRNNGSVAALIDRMQKALERDGTKGDS; from the coding sequence ATGTCGCGTCTGCGCTCCCTTATCAACCCGGTTCTTGCCCTGGCGCTGGCCGCCGGGCTGGCGACGGCCGGCACGGCACGCGCGGCCTCCCCGGATGCGGCGGCCAGTTTCGTGCAGGATCTGGGCGATCGCGCCATCGCGAAGCTCAGCGACACCGAGCTTTCCGAAGAGCAGCGCGAAAAGCGCTTCCTTAATATGCTCGACGAAGGCTTCGCCATGGAGGCGATCAGCCGCTTCGTCCTCGGGCGCTATTGGCGCGTGGCCTCGGAAGAGGAACAAAAGACCTTCCGTGCGACCTTCAAGCGCGTCCTCGCCGAGCGCTTCGTGCCGATGTTCACCAACTACGGCACGGACGACTTCAAGGTGCTGGAAGGCAAGCCCGATCCGAGCAACCCGAGCCTCTACCGCGTCACCACGCGCATCAAGGACCCCACCAGCGGCAACATGGTGACCGCCAATTGGCGCGTTCGGCACAAGGACGGGGAGTTCGCCATCGTCGACGTCAAGGCCGAAGGCGTGAGCATGGCGATTACCCTGCGCGGCGAGTACAACTCCGTCATTCAGCGCAACAACGGCAGTGTCGCTGCCCTGATCGACAGGATGCAGAAGGCCCTGGAGCGCGACGGCACCAAGGGCGACAGCTGA
- a CDS encoding MlaA family lipoprotein encodes MRARRAGHLARSLGAVAVLALGLTACASQEPESEEAALFQYDQPNDPLEEVNRGIFQFNRAVDTVLLKPAAQGYDQIPEGFRNIIGNVLNHISLPVILVNDLAQGEWERAGDSATRLFVNTFTLGTGDLVPKRHPYHQEDFGQTMAVHGVDDGFYLVLPIFGPSSARDGVGIVADIFLTPWTYVDGTTTFSLTTLGVDGVRQRHAALGKLEELERDSVDFYARMRSLYYQRRQMKIDNTLDAGPDIATTEETIVSTR; translated from the coding sequence ATGCGGGCACGCCGCGCAGGACATCTCGCACGTAGCCTCGGTGCCGTCGCCGTGCTGGCGCTCGGCCTCACGGCCTGTGCCAGTCAGGAGCCGGAGTCCGAGGAAGCGGCGCTGTTCCAGTATGACCAGCCCAACGACCCGCTGGAAGAGGTCAACCGCGGCATCTTCCAGTTCAACCGGGCCGTGGACACCGTGCTGCTCAAGCCCGCCGCCCAGGGCTACGACCAGATTCCCGAAGGCTTCCGCAACATCATCGGGAACGTTCTCAACCATATCTCCCTGCCGGTCATCCTGGTGAACGACCTTGCCCAGGGCGAATGGGAGCGTGCCGGAGACAGCGCCACGCGGCTGTTCGTGAACACCTTCACGCTCGGCACCGGCGACCTGGTGCCGAAGCGCCATCCCTACCACCAGGAGGACTTCGGCCAGACCATGGCCGTGCACGGGGTCGACGACGGCTTCTACCTCGTCCTGCCCATCTTCGGGCCGTCGTCCGCGCGCGACGGTGTGGGAATCGTCGCCGATATCTTCCTGACCCCGTGGACGTACGTGGACGGCACCACCACGTTTTCGCTGACGACCCTCGGCGTCGACGGCGTGCGCCAGCGCCACGCCGCGTTGGGCAAGCTGGAGGAGCTGGAACGCGATTCGGTAGACTTCTACGCACGAATGCGCAGCTTGTACTACCAGCGCCGCCAGATGAAAATTGACAACACGCTCGACGCCGGACCGGACATCGCGACCACCGAGGAAACGATCGTCAGCACCCGGTGA
- a CDS encoding tetratricopeptide repeat protein, with protein sequence MAAAVLLVAGCAPRPGTAPHSTTETTPSLAELMRLARKSESGGNLGAAADIYERAVTSYPDAGKARLGLGRTAYALGRTKQAVKAYKAATERLAESADARYGLGKALLADDRPQAAIRAFDKLIAAGEGDHRPYLGKGVALDLQGRHTAAQMAYRAGLKRAPDNTALRNNLGLSLALGGKPKRGIRVLEKLTQDPTAPPRARQNLALVYGLAGRMKEAARVAGQDLSREGVETNLDYYRVLRSLRETATPQTPSTEPAPAPETQSGTAPDDAPAGEPKTLVPDA encoded by the coding sequence ATGGCCGCAGCGGTGCTGCTGGTGGCGGGATGCGCGCCCAGGCCGGGCACGGCCCCGCACTCCACGACCGAGACCACGCCCAGCCTCGCCGAGCTGATGCGCCTCGCCCGCAAGAGCGAGTCCGGCGGCAACCTCGGCGCGGCGGCCGACATCTACGAGCGCGCCGTCACGAGCTATCCCGACGCCGGCAAGGCGCGGCTGGGACTGGGCCGCACCGCCTACGCGCTCGGCCGCACGAAACAGGCGGTGAAGGCGTACAAGGCAGCGACGGAGCGGCTCGCGGAGTCGGCCGACGCGCGCTACGGGCTCGGCAAGGCGCTGCTGGCGGACGACCGCCCCCAGGCCGCAATCCGCGCCTTCGACAAGCTCATCGCGGCGGGGGAAGGCGACCACCGCCCCTACCTGGGCAAGGGCGTCGCGCTGGACCTGCAGGGCCGCCACACCGCGGCGCAGATGGCGTACCGCGCCGGCCTCAAGCGCGCGCCCGACAACACGGCGCTGCGCAACAACCTCGGCCTCTCGCTCGCCCTGGGCGGGAAGCCGAAGCGCGGCATCCGCGTGCTGGAAAAGCTCACGCAGGACCCCACCGCGCCGCCGCGGGCGCGCCAGAACCTGGCTCTCGTCTACGGCCTTGCGGGACGGATGAAGGAAGCCGCCCGCGTTGCCGGCCAGGACCTCTCGCGCGAGGGCGTGGAAACGAATCTGGACTACTACCGCGTCCTGCGCAGCCTGCGCGAAACCGCCACGCCGCAGACGCCGAGCACGGAACCGGCGCCGGCCCCCGAGACCCAATCCGGAACCGCGCCCGACGACGCGCCCGCCGGCGAGCCGAAAACGCTCGTGCCGGACGCGTAA
- a CDS encoding DUF488 domain-containing protein, which yields MTDAVIHTLGHSNHDLGDLLALLGHHGIEVVVDVRAVPHSGRFPQYRKRALERSLPEHDIGYRWMGDTLGGVGKRSDAATFAEIARRRDFHDALDAVVDLAAAHRPALMCAERDPVQCHRTALIARQLRTRPGVALRHILADGSVEPQASLDARLVAELLGDQGELFAPRDDAVERAYAELAARMTGERPAG from the coding sequence ATGACGGACGCGGTCATCCACACCCTCGGCCACAGCAACCACGACCTCGGGGACCTCCTGGCGCTGCTCGGGCATCACGGGATCGAGGTCGTGGTGGACGTGCGCGCGGTGCCGCATTCGGGGCGTTTCCCGCAGTACCGCAAGCGGGCGCTGGAGCGCTCCCTGCCCGAGCACGACATCGGCTACCGCTGGATGGGCGACACCCTGGGCGGTGTGGGCAAGCGCTCGGACGCCGCGACCTTCGCCGAAATCGCCCGGCGCCGGGATTTCCACGACGCCCTCGATGCCGTGGTCGATCTCGCCGCCGCGCACCGGCCCGCGCTGATGTGCGCCGAGCGCGACCCGGTGCAGTGTCACCGCACGGCCCTGATCGCCCGCCAGCTCCGCACACGCCCCGGAGTCGCGTTGCGGCACATCCTTGCCGACGGCAGCGTGGAGCCGCAGGCGTCGCTGGACGCGCGCCTGGTGGCCGAGCTGCTGGGCGACCAGGGCGAATTGTTCGCGCCCCGCGACGACGCGGTGGAACGCGCCTATGCCGAACTCGCCGCACGCATGACCGGCGAGCGCCCGGCCGGTTAA
- a CDS encoding thiamine phosphate synthase, translating into MSQAPDPRLYLIVPGTTPAEQLAAAVEAGDVACVLLTDAGRDARQLVEAAQARGVAVLVADDPTLARALGADGVHLNGEAPVKKTRDALGGDGIVGVQCGRSRHTAMVVGEAGADYVAFAGTEDAPDGPADPEALRWWQLMMTVPCVAMGGCTPDDAGRLAQAGADFVALGAGVWDDPEGPAAAVARAQAGLDTLI; encoded by the coding sequence ATGAGCCAAGCGCCCGATCCCCGCCTCTACCTCATCGTCCCCGGAACCACGCCGGCCGAGCAGCTCGCCGCGGCCGTGGAAGCCGGCGACGTCGCCTGTGTGCTGCTCACCGACGCCGGCCGCGACGCGCGCCAGCTGGTCGAGGCGGCGCAGGCGCGCGGCGTGGCCGTGCTGGTGGCGGACGATCCCACCCTCGCCCGCGCGCTCGGTGCCGACGGCGTCCACCTCAACGGCGAGGCCCCGGTGAAAAAGACGCGCGACGCCCTGGGCGGCGACGGCATCGTCGGCGTGCAGTGCGGGCGCTCGCGCCACACCGCCATGGTCGTCGGGGAAGCCGGGGCCGACTACGTGGCCTTCGCCGGCACCGAGGACGCCCCCGACGGCCCAGCCGACCCCGAGGCATTGCGCTGGTGGCAACTGATGATGACGGTGCCCTGTGTCGCCATGGGCGGCTGCACGCCCGACGACGCGGGCCGGCTGGCCCAGGCGGGCGCGGATTTCGTCGCCCTCGGCGCCGGCGTCTGGGACGACCCCGAGGGCCCGGCCGCCGCCGTGGCGCGCGCCCAGGCCGGGCTCGACACGCTCATCTGA
- the acs gene encoding acetate--CoA ligase gives MTQVETYDVPDSIAQRAWVDRASYDEMYRQSVEDPEGFWAEHGKRIHWFKPFTKVKDVYYGTDDVRIRWFYDGTTNACYNCLDRHLPQKKDDPAIIWEGDEPDQHRTITFGQAHDEVSRFANVLKANGVKKGDRVTIYMPMIPEAAFAMLACARIGAVHSVVFGGFSPDSLADRILDADARVVITADEGVRGGKTIPLKANTDEALERCPDVERVIVVKRTDADIPWNGDRDRWYQQELEKVSNDCPAEEMNAEDPLFILYTSGSTGKPKGVLHTTGGYLVHTSMTHQHVFDYKDGEVYWCTADVGWVTGHSYIVYGPLANGATTLIFEGTPTYPDASRHWQVVDKHGVNIYYTAPTAIRALMREGNGPVQKTSRKSLRILGTVGEPINPEAWRWFYRTVGDERCPVVDTWWQTETGGIMISPLPGATPLKPGSATLPFFGVQPILVDNEGNEQTGATRGNLCIADSWPGQMRTVYGDHDRFIRTYFTTFPGRYFTGDGAIRDEDGYYWITGRVDDVLNVSGHRLGTAEIESALVLHEKVAEAAVVGFPHEIKGQGIYAYCTLVAGEEGDEQTKKELVELCRHEIGALAKPDMIQFASGLPKTRSGKIMRRILRKIAEDDTSNLGDTSTLADPSVVDELVRGHQQSK, from the coding sequence ATGACACAGGTCGAAACCTACGACGTTCCGGACTCCATCGCGCAGCGCGCCTGGGTCGACCGCGCGAGCTACGACGAGATGTACCGCCAGTCGGTCGAGGACCCGGAGGGCTTCTGGGCCGAGCACGGCAAGCGCATCCACTGGTTCAAGCCCTTCACCAAGGTGAAGGACGTCTATTACGGCACGGACGACGTGCGCATCCGCTGGTTCTACGACGGCACCACGAACGCCTGTTACAACTGCCTGGACCGGCACCTGCCCCAAAAGAAGGACGACCCGGCCATCATCTGGGAGGGCGACGAGCCCGACCAACACCGCACGATCACCTTCGGGCAGGCCCACGACGAGGTCTCGCGCTTCGCCAACGTCCTTAAGGCGAACGGGGTCAAGAAGGGCGACCGCGTCACGATCTACATGCCCATGATCCCCGAGGCCGCGTTCGCCATGCTGGCGTGCGCCCGCATCGGGGCCGTGCACTCCGTCGTCTTCGGCGGCTTCTCGCCGGACAGCCTGGCCGACCGCATCCTCGACGCCGACGCGCGCGTGGTCATCACCGCCGACGAGGGCGTTCGCGGCGGCAAGACGATCCCGCTCAAGGCCAACACCGACGAGGCGCTGGAGCGCTGCCCCGACGTCGAGCGCGTCATCGTGGTCAAGCGCACGGACGCCGACATCCCGTGGAACGGCGACCGCGACCGCTGGTACCAGCAGGAGTTGGAGAAGGTCTCCAACGACTGCCCGGCGGAGGAGATGAACGCGGAGGACCCGCTGTTCATCCTCTACACCTCCGGCTCCACCGGCAAGCCCAAGGGCGTGCTGCACACCACGGGCGGCTATCTCGTCCACACCTCGATGACGCACCAGCACGTCTTCGACTACAAGGACGGCGAGGTCTACTGGTGCACGGCGGACGTCGGCTGGGTCACGGGCCACAGCTACATCGTTTACGGCCCGCTGGCGAACGGCGCGACCACGCTGATCTTCGAGGGCACGCCGACCTACCCCGACGCCTCGCGCCACTGGCAGGTCGTCGACAAGCACGGCGTCAACATCTACTACACCGCGCCCACGGCCATTCGCGCGCTGATGCGCGAGGGCAACGGGCCGGTGCAGAAGACCAGCCGCAAGAGCCTGCGCATCCTCGGCACCGTCGGCGAGCCCATCAATCCGGAGGCGTGGCGCTGGTTCTACCGGACGGTCGGGGACGAGCGCTGCCCCGTCGTGGACACCTGGTGGCAGACCGAGACGGGCGGCATCATGATCTCGCCGCTGCCCGGCGCGACGCCGCTGAAGCCCGGCTCGGCGACGCTGCCCTTTTTCGGCGTCCAGCCCATCCTGGTGGACAACGAGGGCAACGAGCAGACGGGCGCCACGCGCGGCAACCTCTGCATCGCCGATTCCTGGCCCGGCCAGATGCGCACGGTCTACGGCGACCACGACCGCTTCATCCGCACCTACTTCACCACCTTCCCCGGCCGCTACTTTACCGGTGACGGCGCCATCCGCGACGAGGACGGCTACTACTGGATCACCGGGCGCGTGGACGACGTGCTCAACGTCTCCGGCCACCGCCTGGGCACGGCCGAGATCGAGAGCGCGCTGGTGCTCCACGAGAAAGTGGCCGAGGCCGCGGTCGTCGGCTTCCCGCACGAAATCAAGGGCCAGGGCATCTACGCTTACTGCACCCTGGTCGCCGGCGAGGAAGGCGACGAGCAGACCAAGAAGGAACTGGTGGAGTTGTGCCGCCACGAGATCGGGGCGCTCGCCAAGCCGGACATGATCCAGTTCGCCAGCGGTCTGCCCAAGACGCGCTCGGGCAAGATCATGCGCCGCATCCTCCGCAAGATCGCCGAGGACGACACGAGCAACCTCGGCGACACCTCCACGCTCGCCGACCCGTCGGTGGTCGACGAGCTGGTGCGGGGCCATCAGCAGTCCAAGTAA
- a CDS encoding EVE domain-containing protein yields MAYWLMKSEPGTWSWDDQVRDSVAEWDGVRNNQASNNLKAMRVGDRAFFYHSVNQKKVVGIVEVVREYYPDPTDPAGRFGMVDVKAIKPMNRPVSLKEMKADPRLQDLPLIRQPRLSVMPISEDAWRVICELGETDA; encoded by the coding sequence ATGGCGTACTGGCTGATGAAGTCCGAGCCGGGCACCTGGTCCTGGGACGATCAGGTGCGCGACAGCGTGGCCGAATGGGACGGCGTGCGCAACAATCAGGCGTCCAACAATCTCAAGGCGATGCGCGTGGGGGACCGCGCCTTCTTCTACCACTCCGTCAACCAGAAGAAGGTCGTCGGCATCGTCGAGGTGGTGCGGGAATACTATCCCGATCCGACCGACCCCGCCGGGCGCTTCGGCATGGTCGACGTGAAGGCGATCAAGCCCATGAACCGGCCGGTGTCGCTGAAGGAGATGAAGGCGGATCCGCGCCTTCAGGACCTGCCGCTCATTCGCCAGCCGCGGCTCTCCGTCATGCCCATCAGCGAGGACGCCTGGCGCGTCATCTGCGAGCTGGGCGAAACCGACGCCTGA
- a CDS encoding YciI family protein — protein MLFMIHCVDKADSAAIRQDNRDAHLAYLNDHRDKIHAAGPLLADDQGGGPAGSLLLMEFPDQASAEAFAEGDPYNKAGLFARVEIKPWKQVLP, from the coding sequence ATGCTTTTCATGATCCACTGCGTGGACAAGGCGGACAGCGCGGCCATCCGCCAGGACAATCGCGACGCCCACCTCGCCTATCTCAACGACCATCGCGACAAGATCCACGCCGCCGGGCCGCTGCTGGCCGATGACCAGGGTGGCGGCCCGGCGGGCAGCCTGTTGCTGATGGAGTTCCCGGATCAGGCGTCGGCCGAGGCGTTCGCCGAGGGCGACCCCTACAACAAGGCGGGTCTGTTCGCGCGCGTGGAGATCAAGCCGTGGAAGCAGGTGCTTCCGTAA
- a CDS encoding fasciclin domain-containing protein, translating into MLRTFLMATVVTTGLTSAAVAGQMKDLVDTAAGDTRFSTLVEAVQAAGLVETLKGEGPYTVFAPTNAAFDEIPEDRLNSLLKPENRDALRDVLTYHVVAGNVMSGDIAGTEQNVDTVQGTALRVDATGDGVRINDARVVQADIEASNGVIHAIDAVVMPRAQLGERPPKEAEEGGPSD; encoded by the coding sequence ATGCTGCGCACATTCCTCATGGCGACCGTCGTGACGACCGGCCTGACCTCCGCCGCGGTGGCGGGGCAGATGAAGGACCTCGTCGACACGGCGGCGGGTGACACCCGCTTCTCGACGCTCGTGGAGGCCGTTCAGGCCGCGGGCCTCGTGGAGACACTGAAGGGCGAAGGCCCCTACACCGTGTTCGCGCCGACGAACGCGGCCTTCGACGAGATTCCCGAGGATCGCCTGAACAGCCTGCTCAAGCCGGAAAATCGCGATGCTCTGCGCGACGTGCTCACCTACCACGTCGTGGCCGGAAATGTGATGTCGGGCGACATCGCCGGTACCGAGCAGAACGTGGACACCGTGCAGGGCACCGCGCTGCGCGTGGATGCCACGGGCGACGGCGTGCGCATCAACGACGCCCGCGTCGTGCAGGCGGACATCGAAGCCAGCAACGGTGTGATCCACGCCATCGACGCCGTCGTCATGCCGCGTGCCCAGCTCGGCGAGCGCCCGCCCAAGGAGGCCGAGGAAGGCGGTCCCAGCGACTGA
- a CDS encoding fasciclin domain-containing protein — MTTAAMAGEMKDVVDTAAGDERFSTLVEAVKAAELGETLKGEGPFTVFAPTNEAFEQLPEGELDSLLSAENQDQLRDILTYHVVSGQKLMSSDIAGSRQNVASVQGAELRIDASGAGAEGASATEGTAEEGMEGASAEAGAEGETAEGGTEGVAAEGAPEGGAVTVNDAQVVEADIEASNGVIHAIDGVLNPRAQVGEMPEEGEEMQEEEMQDEEMQEEEM; from the coding sequence ATGACAACGGCGGCCATGGCCGGCGAGATGAAGGACGTGGTCGACACGGCCGCGGGCGACGAGCGGTTCTCCACTCTGGTGGAGGCCGTGAAGGCCGCCGAGTTGGGCGAAACCCTCAAGGGCGAGGGGCCGTTCACGGTGTTCGCCCCCACCAACGAAGCCTTCGAGCAGCTTCCCGAGGGTGAGTTGGACTCCCTGCTGAGCGCGGAGAACCAGGATCAGCTTCGCGACATCCTGACGTACCACGTGGTTTCCGGCCAGAAGCTGATGTCGAGCGACATCGCGGGCAGCCGGCAGAACGTGGCGTCGGTTCAGGGCGCTGAACTGCGCATCGATGCCAGCGGCGCCGGCGCGGAAGGAGCGAGCGCAACCGAGGGCACCGCCGAAGAGGGCATGGAAGGCGCCTCCGCCGAGGCCGGTGCCGAGGGTGAGACCGCCGAAGGTGGCACCGAGGGTGTTGCCGCCGAGGGGGCCCCCGAAGGCGGTGCCGTGACGGTGAACGACGCCCAGGTCGTGGAAGCGGACATCGAGGCTTCCAACGGCGTCATCCACGCCATCGACGGCGTCCTCAACCCGCGCGCCCAGGTCGGTGAGATGCCCGAGGAAGGCGAAGAGATGCAGGAAGAGGAAATGCAGGACGAGGAGATGCAGGAAGAGGAGATGTAG
- a CDS encoding fasciclin domain-containing protein has protein sequence MLRAIVSVIVVVGLTNGCAAGAPAESLLDRLAANDRYSTFVKAARSVKLDVALGRHEPYTVFAPTDAAFAALPGPQRDKLFDPKRRNRLRELVAYHMVPREVPMEALAGRERTVVSLEGGDLRLDGTDGALRVNGATVVAPDRRAENGIAHGIDTVLTPPTHSNDALRERAREVLGIGPGRADPSGS, from the coding sequence ATGCTGCGGGCCATTGTGAGCGTGATCGTGGTGGTGGGGCTGACAAACGGGTGTGCGGCGGGCGCGCCCGCGGAAAGCTTGCTGGACCGGCTCGCGGCGAATGACCGGTATTCCACCTTCGTCAAGGCGGCGCGAAGCGTGAAACTCGACGTCGCGCTCGGCCGTCACGAGCCCTACACGGTTTTTGCGCCCACCGACGCGGCGTTCGCAGCGCTGCCGGGGCCACAGCGCGACAAGCTGTTCGATCCGAAGAGGCGGAATCGCCTGCGCGAGCTCGTGGCCTATCACATGGTGCCGCGGGAGGTCCCGATGGAAGCGCTGGCCGGGCGCGAGCGGACCGTGGTTTCGCTCGAGGGAGGCGATCTGCGGCTCGACGGGACCGACGGCGCGTTGCGGGTGAACGGAGCAACCGTGGTCGCGCCGGATCGCCGCGCCGAGAACGGCATCGCCCACGGCATCGATACCGTGCTGACTCCCCCCACGCACTCGAACGACGCGCTGCGTGAGCGCGCCCGCGAGGTTCTGGGCATCGGGCCGGGACGCGCCGACCCGTCCGGGTCGTGA
- a CDS encoding DUF429 domain-containing protein, producing the protein MRVAGVDGCRGGWIAVIWGDDGLSLRLAAGLRALALDAAVVAVDMPIGLADVGPRACDRAARRTLPRPRRASVFPPPRRYMLGLDWADANVAGKAREGVGLSKQAGMLLPRIAELDAALSPADQVRIVEAHPEVLFHGLAHGADLGRKTTAAGRRAREAVLRRAGVPDPAGLMDVYPRSRVKPDDVVDAAACALTAARVAAGTAGRLPDGEPPRDARGLRMEIWT; encoded by the coding sequence ATGCGCGTTGCGGGTGTTGACGGCTGCCGCGGCGGCTGGATCGCTGTGATCTGGGGCGACGACGGGCTGTCGCTGCGGCTCGCCGCGGGGTTGCGTGCGCTTGCCCTGGATGCCGCTGTCGTTGCCGTCGACATGCCCATCGGTCTTGCGGATGTCGGCCCGCGCGCATGTGATCGCGCCGCCCGCCGCACGCTGCCACGGCCGCGCCGGGCCAGCGTGTTTCCGCCGCCGCGGCGCTATATGCTCGGTCTGGACTGGGCCGACGCGAACGTGGCGGGCAAGGCGCGCGAGGGGGTCGGCTTGTCGAAGCAGGCGGGGATGCTGCTGCCCCGTATCGCCGAGTTGGACGCGGCGCTGTCACCGGCGGATCAGGTCCGCATCGTGGAAGCCCACCCGGAGGTGCTGTTCCACGGCCTGGCGCACGGCGCGGACCTGGGCCGCAAGACCACCGCGGCCGGCCGCAGAGCCCGGGAAGCGGTCCTGCGCCGCGCGGGGGTGCCGGACCCGGCCGGGCTCATGGACGTTTATCCGCGAAGCCGCGTCAAGCCCGACGACGTCGTGGACGCGGCGGCGTGCGCGCTCACGGCCGCGCGCGTGGCGGCAGGGACCGCCGGGCGTCTGCCCGACGGCGAACCGCCGCGGGACGCCCGCGGCCTGCGCATGGAGATCTGGACGTAA